One Drosophila kikkawai strain 14028-0561.14 chromosome 3L, DkikHiC1v2, whole genome shotgun sequence genomic window carries:
- the mfr gene encoding fer-1-like protein 6 isoform X4 produces the protein MLKMPSGRFQSSLHSKSFRRKAPFRSCMFRVRLPDNRAKYESDFFMLDVANFMHSELDIFKIFQLKHPMQEEEQAKCLRAIVGNILTRIKEGLDAHRFDHEVKPQRTTWDINRQLYLLDYFVKLPQKLHQLRQRLRSCYLEHLGATMGDVVNELQRLVAEIGALCNMARLQDEWPELVLTLSAGGKELGRCRLNAKLFLHLRQQDLPLQQETLSWRLRSFPFKASSCTHTCPNCGCTTAIISGCLSIVVERERTDFFTSVRSDWNSLEPMLWQPTTDQTQFICHVYVHQAKIRQWGEKKSAVDSHLRILFADQVGETYRSPGTLTPIWNTVMTFKSLSLPGGVNLYAKNPPLLSLEFLTSEKIISDTIVGMGSVSASVISEDRATGSNWEDTGSHWWCTNPVQNLQKLRHLTPPPLKWVPISRKGSVQAEVLMSAELIELSLEDSMQDARKEPLLATGIPAAIKPNMQNFILEVFFVGLRNYTKSSMSSAGKRKIRVMMGDLVLTSGPSMARVRNTINFLVAYASGVVSLPDQQEYWPPIITTDVLLSGFNSESTLGAALIPNSTSFLQRDKTLRCVSARRQPSSDTSTTVTMDAVEEKEEETDEDAELEWEEEGPPARITSWWRRLLFILGLRTAAYANRQALKYEGNLDESEMGDEREYTWWTKFYNSMYWSAAEMTHEHKHRLVIYPNELEKESQFGYLKDWALAVSLVHGVKFKKQGPPREDVYATLKLQFKLTPCQCSVLEDPEAGGDMIRPMTNPLNQRDQASLRSLQETVKLIVRVYLVQGIQMRPRDLKGDSDCYVKIYLGGKTVTDRANYSPNHSNPVFGRLFELEANLPGDHMLQIVVHDHDKVRDEIIGHTFIDLEDRWRSRHRATVGLANEYSKSGYNHWHDHKLPSEILLDLCKKRGIPPPYYYGNAIEVDGMLFGDETVISKDESLGERLSLAVLKNLEKLPSLGYKLVPEHVETRSLYRDDYPNVEQGKLQLWVELFEANIYVPNAIDITPVPPAYFEVRVVVKKLVGIQAGDRNIFGKLMSDIYVIGWCEDEDKEQSTDIHYRSFAGDAAFNWRMVFGMKYSPNEDLMVIRRKHGLQEEIEFKRPPIIYLQVWDKDVITRDEYLAALELNLSNMHVPYSSAQLCKPFPKKRKRINLFKRKVISGWFPLESNPHPAQAEREKVKMGKMQLQIEVCTDMEASNRPAGLGQDPPMALEAPYRPDTSFNPLTNPWKSFKHILWPAIRKYVLWTVLILAIVVGLVFTFSDLPAKLMGIPFK, from the exons ATGCTAAAGATGCCATCGGGTCGCTTCCAATCCTCCTTGCATTCGAAGAGTTTCCGCCGAAAGGCTCCCTTCCGATCCTGCATGTTCCGCGTCCGCTTGCCAGATAATCGAGCCAAGTATGAGAGTGATTTCTTCATGTTGGATGTGGCCAACTTCATG CACTCTGAGCTGGACATCTTCAAGATATTCCAGCTGAAGCATCCAATGCAGGAAGAGGAACAGGCCAAATGCCTGAGGGCCATTGTGGGTAATATTCTGACCAGGATCAAGGAGGGTCTGGATGCCCACCGCTTCGACCACGAGGTGAAACCGCAGCGAACTACCTGGGACATCAACCGGCAGCTGTACCTGCTGGACTATTTCGTCAAGCTGCCCCAGAAGCTCCACCAGCTGAGGCAGCGACTGCGTAGCTGCTACTTGGAGCACCTGGGAGCCACTATGGGGGATGTGGTCAATGAACTGCAGCGCCTAGTGGCTGAGATTGGAGCTTTGTGTAATATGGCCCGCCTGCAGGACGAGTGGCCGGAGTTGGTTTTGACCCTCAGCGCGGGAGGCAAAGAACTGGGAAGGTGTCGCCTGAATGCCAAACTCTTTCTGCACCTTCGCCAGCAGGACTTACCGCTGCAGCAGGAAACGCTGTCTTGGCGACTGAGGAGCTTTCCCTTCAAGGCCTCCAGTTGTACCCACACCTGTCCCAATTGTGGTTGCACTACTGCCATTATTTCGGGATGCCTTTCTATCGTTGTGGAACGCGAGAGAACGGATTTCTTCACATCGGTCAGATCGGATTGGAACAGTCTCGAGCCCATGTTGTGGCAGCCAACCACAGACCAGACACAGTTTATCTGCCACGTCTACGTTCATCAGGCCAAGATTCGTCAGTGGGGCGAGAAGAAGAGCGCCGTCGACTCCCACTTAAGGATCCTGTTTGCGGACCAGGTCGGCGAAACTTATAGATCCCCTGGGACACTAACTCCCATTTGGAATACCGTGATGACCTTCAAATCCCTCTCCCTTCCCGGAGGCGTCAATCTTTATGCCAAGAATCCACCCCTGCTCTCGTTGGAGTTCTTAACCTCGGAAAAGATCATCTCCGATACTATCGTGGGCATGGGCTCCGTGTCAGCCAGCGTCATCAGCGAGGATAGGGCCACCGGCTCCAACTGGGAGGACACAGGTAGCCATTGGTGGTGCACAAATCCAGTTCAGAATTTGCAAAAGCTGAGGCATTTGACTCCACCGCCACTTAAATGGGTGCCAATATCCAGGAAGGGTTCCGTTCAGGCCGAGGTCCTGATGTCGGCAGAGCTCATCGAACTGTCTCTGGAGGACAGTATGCAAGATGCACGCAAGGAGCCACTGCTGGCCACGGGAATTCCCGCAGCCATCAAACCGAATATGCAGAATTTTAT CCTAGAGGTATTCTTTGTGGGATTACGAAACTATACCAAGAGCAGCATGAGCTCGGCGGGCAAGCGGAAAATCAGGGTGATGATGGGCGACCTGGTCTTGACCAGTGGACCCTCGATGGCTCGCGTTCGGAACACCATCAACTTCCTGGTGGCCTATGCCTCGGGTGTCGTG AGCCTGCCCGATCAGCAGGAGTACTGGCCACCCATTATAACCACTGACGTGCTGCTTTCCGGCTTCAACAGTGAGTCCACCTTGGGAGCTGCTCTTATTCCCAACTCGACGAGTTTCCTTCAACGCGACAAGACGCTCAGGTGTGTGTCCGCAAGGAGGCAGCCTTCCAGTGATACCTCCACCACGGTCACTATGGATGCGGtcgaggagaaggaggaggagacggATGAAGATGCAGAGCTGGAATGGGAGGAGGAGGGCCCGCCAGCCAGAATTACCAGCTGGTGGAGGCGATTGTTGTTCATCTTGGGGCTGAGGACGGCTGCCTACGCCAACCGGCAGGCGCTGAAGTACGAAGGTAACCTGGACGAATCGGAGATGGGCGATGAGCGGGAGTACACCTGGTGGACCAAGTTCTACAACTCGATGTACTGGAGTGCAGCGGAAATGACCCATGAGCACAAGCACCGCCTGGTCATCTATCCCAACGAGCTGGAAAAGGAGTCGCAGTTCGGTTACCTCAAGGACTGGGCCTTGGCCGTTTCATTGGTCCACGGAGTCAAGTTCAAGAAGCAGGGTCCTCCGCGAGAGGATGTCTATGCCACGTTGAAGCTGCAGTTTAAGCTGACGCCCTGCCAGTGCTCGGTTCTCGAGGATCCGGAAGCCGGTGGCGACATGATTCGTCCCATGACCAATCCTCTAAATCAACGTGACCAGGCGTCGCTACGCTCACTGCAGGAGACTGTGAAGCTAATCGTAAGGGTGTACCTAGTCCAGGGCATCCAGATGCGTCCTAGGGATCTGAAAGGTGACTCCGATTGCTACGTGAAGATCTACCTCGGTGGCAAAACCGTTACCGATCGAGCCAACTACAGTCCCAACCACAGCAATCCTGTATTCGGGCGTCTATTCGAGCTGGAGGCAAACCTACCCGGAGACCACATGCTGCAAATCGTTGTTCACGATCATGACAAGGTCAGGGATGAGATTATCGGTCATACTTTCATTGATTTGGAGGATCGCTGGAGGAGCAGGCATCGGGCCACAGTGGGTTTGGCCAACGAGTATAGCAAGAGTGGCTACAACCATTGGCACGATCACAAATTGCCCTCGGAGATCCTCTTGGATCTCTGTAAAAAGAGGGGAATTCCCCCGCCATACTACTATGGCAATGCCATCGAGGTAGACGGCATGCTGTTTGGGGATGAGACTGTGATCTCAAAAG ATGAGTCACTAGGTGAGCGCCTCAGCCTGGCCGTACTCAAGAACCTGGAGAAGCTTCCTTCTCTGGGCTATAAACTAGTGCCTGAGCATGTGGAAACCCGATCCCTTTATCGTGATGATTATCCAAACGTTGAACAG GGTAAGCTGCAGCTGTGGGTCGAGCTATTCGAGGCGAACATCTATGTGCCCAATGCCATTGACATAACGCCGGTGCCGCCTGCGTATTTCGAGGTGCGTGTCGTGGTCAAGAAACTGGTAGGCATCCAGGCCGGCGACAGGAACATTTTCGGGAAACTAATGAGCGACATATACGTGATTGG ATGGTGCGAGGACGAGGACAAGGAGCAATCTACCGATATCCATTACCGCTCATTTGCGGGTGATGCGGCCTTTAATTGGCGCATGGTCTTCGGCATGAAGTACTCCCCCAACGAGGACCTG ATGGTCATCCGGCGCAAGCATGGGCTGCAGGAGGAGATCGAGTTCAAGAGGCCGCCCATTATCTATCTGCAGGTGTGGGACAAGGACGTAATCACACGGGACGAGTACCTGGCCGCTCTGGAGCTGAATCTCTCCAACATGCACGTTCCATACAGCAGCGCCCAGTTGTGCAAGCCGTTTCCTAAGAAACGAAAGCGCATCAATCTCTTCAAGCGCAAGGTCATCTCCGGGTGGTTTCCCCTTGAGAGTAATCCGCATCCCGCGCAAGCCGAAAGAGAAAAGGTCAAGATG GGCAAGATGCAGCTGCAGATTGAAGTCTGCACGGATATGGAGGCATCCAACCGACCGGCTGGACTTGGACAGGATCCGCCAATGGCTCTAGAGGCACCTTA CCGGCCAGATACCTCTTTCAATCCCCTAACAAATCCTTGGAAATCCTTCAAGCACATTCTCTGGCCCGCCATACGGAAGTATGTCCTTTGGACTGTACTTATATTGGCCATTGTCGTGGGACTAGTGTTCACCTTTTCCGACCTGCCCGCCAAGCTCATGGGCATTCCATTTAAGtga
- the mfr gene encoding otoferlin isoform X3: protein MSYMDDCFAGATQDFLICITIHKAIKVGVSTGDLYVRMSVDKMTKSTKSYPNTENPFFNEYFVFEFNCTLAELLRLTILFELKKHMTYKKNVVVSELMVDLHSVWNQVNHGYFKKWGRLEVPIGDNPTQEAAQESHGYLQIDLAIVSQQSAVVSSSLRPGNPDTQTMNKWAVDHDFDDVEKNLLTNATSMAPSNIRYFIAFYRGYFLRQSSYMIQVSFAGFNGKTPVAKNTTTPVWNHEIYFAWMYPSVAQRLLILILVHENLQWKCVAEFELSFEEIAFKGTPSLGPTYIHLYDPINPMVYVGRLLMEVRSEMLTESQPSHALSSKTVVGLDESRYWYDEIYLVEFLPLMGHNIQTSDNEYKITACLAEHSSNVLEGMLKMPSGRFQSSLHSKSFRRKAPFRSCMFRVRLPDNRAKYESDFFMLDVANFMHSELDIFKIFQLKHPMQEEEQAKCLRAIVGNILTRIKEGLDAHRFDHEVKPQRTTWDINRQLYLLDYFVKLPQKLHQLRQRLRSCYLEHLGATMGDVVNELQRLVAEIGALCNMARLQDEWPELVLTLSAGGKELGRCRLNAKLFLHLRQQDLPLQQETLSWRLRSFPFKASSCTHTCPNCGCTTAIISGCLSIVVERERTDFFTSVRSDWNSLEPMLWQPTTDQTQFICHVYVHQAKIRQWGEKKSAVDSHLRILFADQVGETYRSPGTLTPIWNTVMTFKSLSLPGGVNLYAKNPPLLSLEFLTSEKIISDTIVGMGSVSASVISEDRATGSNWEDTGSHWWCTNPVQNLQKLRHLTPPPLKWVPISRKGSVQAEVLMSAELIELSLEDSMQDARKEPLLATGIPAAIKPNMQNFILEVFFVGLRNYTKSSMSSAGKRKIRVMMGDLVLTSGPSMARVRNTINFLVAYASGVVSLPDQQEYWPPIITTDVLLSGFNSESTLGAALIPNSTSFLQRDKTLRCVSARRQPSSDTSTTVTMDAVEEKEEETDEDAELEWEEEGPPARITSWWRRLLFILGLRTAAYANRQALKYEGNLDESEMGDEREYTWWTKFYNSMYWSAAEMTHEHKHRLVIYPNELEKESQFGYLKDWALAVSLVHGVKFKKQGPPREDVYATLKLQFKLTPCQCSVLEDPEAGGDMIRPMTNPLNQRDQASLRSLQETVKLIVRVYLVQGIQMRPRDLKGDSDCYVKIYLGGKTVTDRANYSPNHSNPVFGRLFELEANLPGDHMLQIVVHDHDKVRDEIIGHTFIDLEDRWRSRHRATVGLANEYSKSGYNHWHDHKLPSEILLDLCKKRGIPPPYYYGNAIEVDGMLFGDETVISKDESLGERLSLAVLKNLEKLPSLGYKLVPEHVETRSLYRDDYPNVEQGKLQLWVELFEANIYVPNAIDITPVPPAYFEVRVVVKKLVGIQAGDRNIFGKLMSDIYVIGWCEDEDKEQSTDIHYRSFAGDAAFNWRMVFGMKYSPNEDLMVIRRKHGLQEEIEFKRPPIIYLQVWDKDVITRDEYLAALELNLSNMHVPYSSAQLCKPFPKKRKRINLFKRKVISGWFPLESNPHPAQAEREKVKMGKMQLQIEVCTDMEASNRPAGLGQDPPMALEAPYRPDTSFNPLTNPWKSFKHILWPAIRKYVLWTVLILAIVVGLVFTFSDLPAKLMGIPFK from the exons ATGAGCTACATGGACGACTGTTTTGCCGGAGCCACGCAGGACTTCCTCATCTGCATCACCATTCACAAGGCCATCAAGGTGGGCGTATCTACCGGAGATCTGTACGTGCGGATGAGCGTGGACAAGATGACCAAAAGCACCAAGTCGTACCCCAACACCGAGAACCCGTTCTTTAACGAG TACTTTGTTTTCGAGTTCAACTGCACCCTGGCCGAACTCCTTCGGCTGACGATCCTCTTCGAGCTGAAGAAGCACATGACCTACAAGAAGAACGTAGTGGTGAGCGAGCTGATGGTAGATCTGCACAGCGTATGGAACCAGGTCAATCATGGGTACTTTAAGAAGTGGGGTCGCCTAGAGGTACCCATAGGGGACAATCCCACCCAGGAAGCGGCCCAAGAGAGCCACGGCTACCTGCAAATCGATTTGGCTATCGTATCCCAGCAAAGTGCCGTGGTCAGTAGCTCACTGCGACCGGGGAATCCGGATACCCAAACGATGAACAAGTGGGCAGTGGACCACGATTTCGATGACGTCGAAAA AAATCTGCTGACAAACGCTACCTCAATGGCTCCAAGCAACATCCGCTATTTCATAGCCTTCTACCGGGGCTACTTCCTCCGGCAGAGCAGCTACATGATCCAAGTATCGTTCGCCGGCTTCAAT GGAAAAACCCCGGTGGCCAAGAATACGACGACGCCTGTATGGAACCACGAGATCTACTTCGCCTGGATGTATCCCTCTGTAGCCCAGCGGCTCCTCATCTTAATTTTAGTCCACGAGAATTTGCAGTGGAAGTGTGTGGCCGAGTTCGAATTGTCCTTCGAGGAAATCGCCTTTAAAG GCACCCCGTCTTTGGGACCCACCTACATACACCTTTACGACCCCATCAACCCAATGGTCTATGTGGGTCGCCTGCTAATGGAAGTGCGTTCCGAGATGCTGACAGAATCCCAGCCCAGTCACGCGCTGTCCTCGAAAACGGTGGTGGGCCTGGATGAGTCACGTTACTGGTACGACGAAATATACCTGGTGGAGTTCCTCCCGTTAATGGGTCATAACATTCAGACTTCGGACAATGAGTACAAGATTACGGCGTGTCTGGCCGAGCATAGCTCCAATGTGCTGGAAGGAATGCTAAAGATGCCATCGGGTCGCTTCCAATCCTCCTTGCATTCGAAGAGTTTCCGCCGAAAGGCTCCCTTCCGATCCTGCATGTTCCGCGTCCGCTTGCCAGATAATCGAGCCAAGTATGAGAGTGATTTCTTCATGTTGGATGTGGCCAACTTCATG CACTCTGAGCTGGACATCTTCAAGATATTCCAGCTGAAGCATCCAATGCAGGAAGAGGAACAGGCCAAATGCCTGAGGGCCATTGTGGGTAATATTCTGACCAGGATCAAGGAGGGTCTGGATGCCCACCGCTTCGACCACGAGGTGAAACCGCAGCGAACTACCTGGGACATCAACCGGCAGCTGTACCTGCTGGACTATTTCGTCAAGCTGCCCCAGAAGCTCCACCAGCTGAGGCAGCGACTGCGTAGCTGCTACTTGGAGCACCTGGGAGCCACTATGGGGGATGTGGTCAATGAACTGCAGCGCCTAGTGGCTGAGATTGGAGCTTTGTGTAATATGGCCCGCCTGCAGGACGAGTGGCCGGAGTTGGTTTTGACCCTCAGCGCGGGAGGCAAAGAACTGGGAAGGTGTCGCCTGAATGCCAAACTCTTTCTGCACCTTCGCCAGCAGGACTTACCGCTGCAGCAGGAAACGCTGTCTTGGCGACTGAGGAGCTTTCCCTTCAAGGCCTCCAGTTGTACCCACACCTGTCCCAATTGTGGTTGCACTACTGCCATTATTTCGGGATGCCTTTCTATCGTTGTGGAACGCGAGAGAACGGATTTCTTCACATCGGTCAGATCGGATTGGAACAGTCTCGAGCCCATGTTGTGGCAGCCAACCACAGACCAGACACAGTTTATCTGCCACGTCTACGTTCATCAGGCCAAGATTCGTCAGTGGGGCGAGAAGAAGAGCGCCGTCGACTCCCACTTAAGGATCCTGTTTGCGGACCAGGTCGGCGAAACTTATAGATCCCCTGGGACACTAACTCCCATTTGGAATACCGTGATGACCTTCAAATCCCTCTCCCTTCCCGGAGGCGTCAATCTTTATGCCAAGAATCCACCCCTGCTCTCGTTGGAGTTCTTAACCTCGGAAAAGATCATCTCCGATACTATCGTGGGCATGGGCTCCGTGTCAGCCAGCGTCATCAGCGAGGATAGGGCCACCGGCTCCAACTGGGAGGACACAGGTAGCCATTGGTGGTGCACAAATCCAGTTCAGAATTTGCAAAAGCTGAGGCATTTGACTCCACCGCCACTTAAATGGGTGCCAATATCCAGGAAGGGTTCCGTTCAGGCCGAGGTCCTGATGTCGGCAGAGCTCATCGAACTGTCTCTGGAGGACAGTATGCAAGATGCACGCAAGGAGCCACTGCTGGCCACGGGAATTCCCGCAGCCATCAAACCGAATATGCAGAATTTTAT CCTAGAGGTATTCTTTGTGGGATTACGAAACTATACCAAGAGCAGCATGAGCTCGGCGGGCAAGCGGAAAATCAGGGTGATGATGGGCGACCTGGTCTTGACCAGTGGACCCTCGATGGCTCGCGTTCGGAACACCATCAACTTCCTGGTGGCCTATGCCTCGGGTGTCGTG AGCCTGCCCGATCAGCAGGAGTACTGGCCACCCATTATAACCACTGACGTGCTGCTTTCCGGCTTCAACAGTGAGTCCACCTTGGGAGCTGCTCTTATTCCCAACTCGACGAGTTTCCTTCAACGCGACAAGACGCTCAGGTGTGTGTCCGCAAGGAGGCAGCCTTCCAGTGATACCTCCACCACGGTCACTATGGATGCGGtcgaggagaaggaggaggagacggATGAAGATGCAGAGCTGGAATGGGAGGAGGAGGGCCCGCCAGCCAGAATTACCAGCTGGTGGAGGCGATTGTTGTTCATCTTGGGGCTGAGGACGGCTGCCTACGCCAACCGGCAGGCGCTGAAGTACGAAGGTAACCTGGACGAATCGGAGATGGGCGATGAGCGGGAGTACACCTGGTGGACCAAGTTCTACAACTCGATGTACTGGAGTGCAGCGGAAATGACCCATGAGCACAAGCACCGCCTGGTCATCTATCCCAACGAGCTGGAAAAGGAGTCGCAGTTCGGTTACCTCAAGGACTGGGCCTTGGCCGTTTCATTGGTCCACGGAGTCAAGTTCAAGAAGCAGGGTCCTCCGCGAGAGGATGTCTATGCCACGTTGAAGCTGCAGTTTAAGCTGACGCCCTGCCAGTGCTCGGTTCTCGAGGATCCGGAAGCCGGTGGCGACATGATTCGTCCCATGACCAATCCTCTAAATCAACGTGACCAGGCGTCGCTACGCTCACTGCAGGAGACTGTGAAGCTAATCGTAAGGGTGTACCTAGTCCAGGGCATCCAGATGCGTCCTAGGGATCTGAAAGGTGACTCCGATTGCTACGTGAAGATCTACCTCGGTGGCAAAACCGTTACCGATCGAGCCAACTACAGTCCCAACCACAGCAATCCTGTATTCGGGCGTCTATTCGAGCTGGAGGCAAACCTACCCGGAGACCACATGCTGCAAATCGTTGTTCACGATCATGACAAGGTCAGGGATGAGATTATCGGTCATACTTTCATTGATTTGGAGGATCGCTGGAGGAGCAGGCATCGGGCCACAGTGGGTTTGGCCAACGAGTATAGCAAGAGTGGCTACAACCATTGGCACGATCACAAATTGCCCTCGGAGATCCTCTTGGATCTCTGTAAAAAGAGGGGAATTCCCCCGCCATACTACTATGGCAATGCCATCGAGGTAGACGGCATGCTGTTTGGGGATGAGACTGTGATCTCAAAAG ATGAGTCACTAGGTGAGCGCCTCAGCCTGGCCGTACTCAAGAACCTGGAGAAGCTTCCTTCTCTGGGCTATAAACTAGTGCCTGAGCATGTGGAAACCCGATCCCTTTATCGTGATGATTATCCAAACGTTGAACAG GGTAAGCTGCAGCTGTGGGTCGAGCTATTCGAGGCGAACATCTATGTGCCCAATGCCATTGACATAACGCCGGTGCCGCCTGCGTATTTCGAGGTGCGTGTCGTGGTCAAGAAACTGGTAGGCATCCAGGCCGGCGACAGGAACATTTTCGGGAAACTAATGAGCGACATATACGTGATTGG ATGGTGCGAGGACGAGGACAAGGAGCAATCTACCGATATCCATTACCGCTCATTTGCGGGTGATGCGGCCTTTAATTGGCGCATGGTCTTCGGCATGAAGTACTCCCCCAACGAGGACCTG ATGGTCATCCGGCGCAAGCATGGGCTGCAGGAGGAGATCGAGTTCAAGAGGCCGCCCATTATCTATCTGCAGGTGTGGGACAAGGACGTAATCACACGGGACGAGTACCTGGCCGCTCTGGAGCTGAATCTCTCCAACATGCACGTTCCATACAGCAGCGCCCAGTTGTGCAAGCCGTTTCCTAAGAAACGAAAGCGCATCAATCTCTTCAAGCGCAAGGTCATCTCCGGGTGGTTTCCCCTTGAGAGTAATCCGCATCCCGCGCAAGCCGAAAGAGAAAAGGTCAAGATG GGCAAGATGCAGCTGCAGATTGAAGTCTGCACGGATATGGAGGCATCCAACCGACCGGCTGGACTTGGACAGGATCCGCCAATGGCTCTAGAGGCACCTTA CCGGCCAGATACCTCTTTCAATCCCCTAACAAATCCTTGGAAATCCTTCAAGCACATTCTCTGGCCCGCCATACGGAAGTATGTCCTTTGGACTGTACTTATATTGGCCATTGTCGTGGGACTAGTGTTCACCTTTTCCGACCTGCCCGCCAAGCTCATGGGCATTCCATTTAAGtga